The DNA segment TAACAACCGTGCTGTTTTATGACTGAAGTTTTCTCATCTATGTTGCTTTCCCTGGTTTTCTttttcaacatttcaaatttcTCGATCATTTGAGCACagatgaatgtgtttttttaatgtggaGCCTGCGTGTCATTGTTAGGTGGCTGTGGTTGTTATCTGTAAGAGTGAAGAGGATGTGGTTACTGGTTCCATAAAGGTGGATGCTAGAGATGTGTGTTAGACCGAGATCAGGGTGTGGATGTTTGGGCCGACAGAAACTGTGGTTTTGGGTCCAAAAATGGCTGGTTATTTATGCACGTATGGTCGTAGATCATTTGAGAAAGGCCCGTTCACTCCCACAGCCCCCTTGCTATTGATAAAAAGAGGTCTGCACCTTTTCGACAAGACAGTTTTGTGGAAAACACACTAATAGTAACAAATTCTCCTTTACTTAAAGTATTGGTTATTCAATAATACAAGGACACCTGAAACAGCAATAACGAGTAAGGATCACACTAACACGAACATGGTAAGAACCGATcctttttactgttttgttctTTAGTGTTTATCATTCAGTGGACAATTCTAAATGTGTCAGTGACATTACAGCAAACTAAACGCTTTTTAGTGGCCGAGTTAAAAAAATAGTTGTTTCTTCTTACCAGAACCGTCAGCAGGAATATCAGACTGATTTGGAGGTGATTCTGGAATTTCTTGAGGAGCATTACAGACAGGAATCTCGAAGAAAAGCCCTATGGAACAGTAAGAAGGACGCTTACTGAACTCTGTTTTCATTTGCGCTTTGTTTTCAACTCATTGCAATGAAAATCAACCCAAAATCAAGCGTGCTTCATTGCATTctatgtgcacttgtagtgtaatTGTACAAATCTTAAAAGTGTATGAGCACACGTATTTTagtgtgttgactaacatactaaagcataaGCAAAGTACCTGATTTCATTTTTACTGCAGTGTGTTATTCGATATTACATTTAGCAACATATCATTTACTAAAATAAagcagtttatatattttaaatgtattgaattgcaactttcggtcacactttattttaaggtccaattctcactattaactaaacattaactatgacttttgcctcaattaactcctgatttgctgcttattaatagtttataaggtagttgttaagtttagggcattgggtaggattatggatgtcatgcattatatgtactttataaacactaataaatagccaatatgttaataataggcatgctaataagcaactagttaatagtgagaattggaccctatactaaagtgttacccaacttTCATATTACAAATGAGTAATTACAAATGTATCTAAATGCAAGTTAGTACACTTTTAAGAAAACAGATTTCAGAAAgacaatagaataaaaatataaattaacatacaaagatgtacttaagtgggtcaaaaaaagttttggttaaatgcatttaaaatcattttaaatgataatacagtacagttaaatgtaaatgcatcatGCAGTTAAGTCTCTGACTGCTTATTTTTAGCTCACACTTATTCCCCTAAAGTATATTATTAATGATCAgttctctttttaaaagtatgcataCTTTATGCATTTGTGTATGTCTTTTTCACAAGGCAATATTGTCCATTGACTTTTACTgcacggataaaaaaaaaaaaaacactgaaatgatCAGTCTGTGTATCATCACTAAACTGGTTTTGTACTTCACTGGCAGCAAGTGATCTTTCTGTCATGTCAACCAGTGAAGATGTGGACATATCTAGAGAGAAGTTACCTGCTGGAGAGCATTCTAACATTGTGCTAGAAAAAGAAAAGTCCCAGCTGCAGCCTCCTGCACCTGCAGCTCAGCAGGTAAACCATTCAGTTCAACACTTTGTGTCAATCATGCACCagttcttttctattttaaaaccaAGTTCTTTTGTCAAATCAACAGGTCATGGGATCTCTGGCCAAAGCAAACGGATCAGACTCATATAAAGACAGTGGAATGAATTGCAACAGCAACGCTGTCGATCAGTCAGCAGTCCTTCACAATGCACCTGACGGGCAAGTGTTAAACGCACTAAACGGACCAGAGAGACCTTTAACGCTGAATACAACACCTGAAAAGTGTGCCGAATCATTGCCCAGCATTACACCAGCAGAGAAAGGTCAGTTctgcttttgtggtttattttGATGCTATCTCGAAGGTGAGGAATAACCTAGAGGAACTGCAGCATGGGAGCGGCCTGTCCTACCCATAACTGCCAAATAGAATCTCAGTTCTCCCTCATTTTCTCTGGTCTTGTGCACCATTGATGTGTTAGAGATGCTTATCTTAATTACGCCTATCGTAATACAAGCCTGTTTTTATGGGAAATCGTTTCCATAGGCCTTTGCGACCCCCTTCACGCACAAACGCACACACTCGAACACTGTTTGACCGCAGTCATCTCTATGATTGCAGGAAAAAAACTACGTCTTTTCCACTTCATGTTCGAGATGCTGGAGGACCCAGGCATGGCCCACTGTGTGTCCTGGGTGCCTGCTTCGGCAGGCGTCTTCCGCTTTTCTGCCAGACACAAGGAGCGCGTGGCTGAGCTATGGGGCCAGAGGAAGGGCAACCGGATGCCCATGACCTACCAGAAAATGTCCCGTGCCCTGCGAAATTACGCCCGCTCGGGGGAGATCATTAAAGTGAAAAAGAAACTGACTTATCAGTTTAGTTTAGCAACCCTCTCTACTTTACAGAGCCAACATGGTGTAAAGAAAGCAGCGTGCGGATCAAAATGAGAACTGAATGATTGTGTGTTACGGTCAATATTTGTTACTCTCATGATATCTTAATTGCCTTGGTAACAGGAGGAGGGTAAAGTTagtttctatttttctttctcgATGAAGGTGATAAACTGGTGTTTTGTATAGCAGAATCTTACCCTAAATAATTAACTGTTTGCTGTTCTTTGCATAGTATGATGCATTATAAAAACATgtcctttataaataaataaaactaattcataTATAGTGAATCTATTTCTTTATAATATATAACTGTTTCTTTATCAGTTTTTCAGATGGCATTTGAAAAGAggcaaaacaaataaacacagattAAATATCTTCTTCCTGCACTGCTCATTTGTTTCCAGTAGGTGGCAAACTTGCTACGCTGCTTTTATGTGGATTTTGTCACTTGCTGGTTTTACTCATTACAGTtgtactttctctctctctctctctctctctctctctctctctctctctctctctccctttctttaGTTTTTCTGGACAACGACATAACTGTTAACAACTTAATGGCACAAAGCTGATGTCaaacattacaaattacattGTGATTTCTAacatctctttcttttttgtctttacaGAGTTAAAGTGCAGATCGATGTTTTAGTATTATgttctattatagtatttatcatTATTTGAATTAGATTCtattttcagtgtttctgtttagttttaaTACAATTGTATGCTATTGTAACCTCTTTATTAGTATATTTAGCTTTAACTTAttgattacttttattatttttttattattatttttatgttttatttcagtaagttgccaatgcaaaaaaaaaaaagttgcaaaaaaaaaaaaaaaaaaaaaaatagaaagaaaacagGTTAaggtttttcatataatatttatatttttcagctCTATTTCAATTaaagataattatattttaagagttaattttagttttactcaCAAAACGCATTTGGAAACCCGTGTAAtggataaaaatgtataattatcatTGAATGATGTATCAAAATCTCAAATCAAATTATGCTTTGCTTTTCTCAGAAATTGCTTAGATTTTCTGATCCATTTTTTTCAATTAGCATTTTTTAGTGAATGCATGAAGCCAAACAGTTTGAGCACGATCATTTTACCGTTTAAAACCAAACAAACTTCTTTCCGTGAAACGCTTAATGTGCATGTGCTGTCTTTCTTTACAATAAATGCGAATTGCATTgagatttagtttttttgcatgAATTTTTAAGCATGGGTTAAATGTTTGAATGCTTTTTAGAGACACTGTAAGCAGCTGTTGAGGCCGATCTCTTTACTGGCATCATTGTGGATACTGAAGTTGGACCCAGAGCTACTGAAAACACTCTACTAAAAGACAGATTGACTCTCTCTGACTGACTGACCGGCCACAGGGAGCTCCTCACACATGGTATTGTGCGATTCATAGATGGTCTTTCTCTCCTTTTATAGTCCCAAAGAGTTTTATTGACAGGGAGGAGCGGAATCTATTTTCTGCAGCGAGTATTCATGCTTTCCATGCTAGATCACTACATCTAAAGCACCGCCTGCTCCATTCTACTGAACGCACTGAATCTTAATAAGATGTTGAAATTCTGAGGGGATATCTGTACTTCTTTGTTTaggtccctgtgtgtgtgtgtgtgtgtgtgtgtgtgtgtgcgcgcattaGAGAGCTAAATCCCCATGGGCGTCATGAACCTTTAAACACCAGTCTGGTCAAAATGGTTTTGTGTGTACTTTGTGGCAGGCCCACATGAAAGTTCCCCAGCACCCTGCCTTTAGAGCCATACACACGGGGTTATAAATGGGCCCCTCGTTTGGAGGGTCCGATACCTATAAAGCCCAAAAATcatgcttaaagggacagttaaccGAAAAAAAAATGCTCACTTAAGTTGTTTGCAAACCTCTGTTAGTTTCCGCCAAACTGTTGACTTCGGTCAACTGTTTAGTTCCGaactaaatatcttattttatgttcagtaGAAGAAAGAGAGTGCTTGAGAGTGAGTATGACACCATTTTCAATtgtgggtgaattatccctttaaaatccACTTAAGTCAGTCAAAATGGTTGGTTATGCAAGAGTAACCTACTTACTATACATCACACACTGCCAACTAAAAAAgcaatttcaaattaatttagctATAATGTGACCACAtacttgaaaaatgaaaaatcccATTCGAAACAAACGACAAGTGCAGCTCAGCTACAGATTGAATAACTGCTGGCTAATTCCTGACACAAGAACAGCATGAGACTACTGAAGAAGGGTCAGGGACTAATGCATAATATGTGTTACAGGAGCATTAGAACCATCTAATATTACTTAGCATCATTCATATGGCCCTCGGAGAAGCTGACATTTGCAGTCTTTGGcataaaccatgtctgcatttcaATTAAAAGTTCACAGACATTGGGTCAACTGGCATGTGTTGCAACCATGAAGtaaatagatatttttattaCACCTTGACATAAATTACACATACATGTtcagtttttaatgtaaaatgtaacaatttttcaaggtaaaatttattttttataaataccattGATTATTACTCATTATATAAATATCACTAAGTCACATACCATCTTACATTTTACCACTTAAATTAACATGTTGTGCtataaaaaggtcaaattatttgatattttaagagACACAGAAAAACTCAGTAtgactttttatgtattttctattaaaaatgtaatgtattttatgaaattaatagACCTGGGGGGGGGAAATGGCATCATGTAATTGACCTCTGTTAGATTCAAACAAATGGATTTcaaatctttctttcttatttgagATTTCTGATCATAAATTGCATGTAATTGCTCACTAAAACTATTGAAGCTGAAATTGCTGCTAAGTCTGCAAGAAGAAGGGCCTGATTTATAATGAGAATTAAAGTGTTAACAGGATAATTAGAGTCTTGACAATGGCAACATTCCCATGTTTCCACCGTCTTTCCATGCTAGTTATGTCAAATGTCAGAGTTCAGGTCTGCAGTCTAATTATAGAGTATAAAAGAATTGCTCAGGCATCTTAACAGAATTTATAGACCTGGCTGTTCAGATAACCGCCCTTGGCCCTCATCCACAATAGATCAAAATTATCTCTGGCACTTGGCTGAAGGGTGAAGTAAATGTTTCCTATTTTTCTCACTAAGTCCTAAATATCACCCGGAGACTTTCTAGAGAAAGGGTGGAGCTTAGACACTGGGAACCCCTGGATGAGAACATCACCTACTAATATCTCTTTCATTCAGCCTATAGTGAATGCCCTTGACATGGGCCTCGCCATGCTTTAGAATAAATCAGTCACATTGTCACATCAGCCACGACTGGGAGGAGTCGTATCTTCATTACAAACACCTCACTGACACGAATCAAGACCAAATATTAAAGAGCAGCTtgcatatgtacatatatttacacatagaTAAATATGTAGTGTATTATTTAAAACGTTTTATGAAAAAATGTGACCAaaacgtattattttattttttgtattattttatttttattatgtattactttttataatatattatactgtatgtgaccctggatcacaaaagcagtcataaatagcatgggtatatttgtagcaatagccaacaatacattgtatgggtcaaaattatttatttttcttttatgtaaaaaaacattaggatatcgagtaaagatcatattccaagaagatattttgtcaattttctaccataaatatataaaacttaatttttgtttagtaatatgacTCACTAAGGagtaaggacttcatttggacaactttaaaagttattttctcaatatttcgttttttttttttttttttaatcctcagattccagatattaaaacagttgtatctctgccaaatattgtgcTATacgaaaaaatttaataaaaatacaaataataataataataataattaacttaatAGAAAGCTTATTAATTACTTTCAGATGGTATCgaatctataataatataatataatataatataatataatataatataatataatataatataatataataatacaaatatataaattgtataaatttcTATAGAtttttgttattacattttattattattattattatacatttttatttgttatattaaattatattttgatgaattataaaaaaaaaaaaattgttaaatgttatGCATTCAGCATAAAAATACCCTGCAGAAGTCTTTGTGATATATATTCAAAGCAATGCTATCTTGTCAACAAAAATaccttatttttttctgcaatgcAACATTATCCAAAGCCCCTCTGACTGTCTGACTCCAGCTGGTGAGGAGACAGGGCACAGCGAGCCACATCTAATCCCAGGACTTTAGGAGCGAAGGGGAGGGAGGTGTTAGGGATGTTTTTTGGGCTCTATTATCAAACACAGAAAGGAGTGGCTAAGATGAGCGCTATATAAACCCCATTTATTCATCACCCCTAGATCTGTTACTTTCTCCTTCACGTTCCTGCATTGCCCTCATCCTCACTGACTTCCAAACTCTCTGGTGAAGCTTTCCTCATTCGGTTACTCCATCATAACACCCCTTGGCTAAAGGACAACCCTTGCCACACACAGACTCACCTCTGAACCCCTTCAACTGGTGACTGGTCCACCGGATAACGGCTCAAGATGCCTGAGCCCACAAAAAAAGGTGAGAACCAATCCTGTCCATCATCACGCCACAGATTACATAGTCTGATGGGGAATCTGTTGATCAAGAAACAAAAGGAAATGTTTTGCGATGGCAAATTTGACCAAATCAAGATATACAACAACATTATCAGTGACATCACCCCAGCATTACTAACAAACCTGCTGATAACAAATGAGCAGCTCCGTTTTGCTGGTTTGTTTCACCTTTTTCATTCTAATCAAagtttgaatcatttttttttactgaataggCTTGAACTAACTTCACCTTGCAGAGTTTTCTCAACTGCATATAGAAAACATACACAGTATACAATCCTGCATTATGGAAAGAAGGCAAAAAAGTCGGAAAGTCATGCATTTTGAGTTACATGTGATGAAATTGACAGTTTATATATCATAAATCATAACATATGTTAGGTCAAGGTGTTGGTAGAAACAGGAGAAGAAGTTTGCATCATCCCTACAGTCATGAGAAGGACAAAATGACTCAAGCAGACATAAAAAGCTCAGGGATGATCAGGAGCCCCTTTGGAATTCACAATGTGCTGGATGATGAGGTGATCCAGGCAACTTTATAAAAAGCAGCTATTGTCATGCCTGTTGCTATGATGGATGGTGC comes from the Carassius auratus strain Wakin chromosome 4, ASM336829v1, whole genome shotgun sequence genome and includes:
- the spi2 gene encoding ETS-related transcription factor Elf-3, producing the protein MNRQQEYQTDLEVILEFLEEHYRQESRRKALWNTSDLSVMSTSEDVDISREKLPAGEHSNIVLEKEKSQLQPPAPAAQQVMGSLAKANGSDSYKDSGMNCNSNAVDQSAVLHNAPDGQVLNALNGPERPLTLNTTPEKCAESLPSITPAEKGKKLRLFHFMFEMLEDPGMAHCVSWVPASAGVFRFSARHKERVAELWGQRKGNRMPMTYQKMSRALRNYARSGEIIKVKKKLTYQFSLATLSTLQSQHGVKKAACGSK